In one Pseudoclavibacter sp. Marseille-Q3772 genomic region, the following are encoded:
- a CDS encoding ferritin, with product MKLTGPLETAINDQVTLEVVAALTYEQLAIDMEALDLPGIASWFRAQADEERVHAGKFIAHMLDRDAHPRYGEMTVEAETATTVLAAFEAALAHEQKVSGAIRDLYKIAQEQGDVDSLPLLHWFISEQVEEEATVSEIIAHAKLIGEDGTGLLKLDAQLGTRPGGELPAAE from the coding sequence ATGAAACTCACCGGACCGCTTGAAACTGCCATTAACGACCAGGTGACCCTCGAGGTGGTCGCCGCGCTGACGTACGAGCAGCTGGCCATCGACATGGAGGCGCTCGATCTACCTGGGATCGCATCGTGGTTCCGTGCGCAGGCCGATGAGGAGCGTGTGCATGCAGGGAAATTCATTGCGCACATGCTGGACCGTGATGCGCACCCTCGGTATGGCGAGATGACGGTTGAGGCCGAGACGGCGACGACCGTGCTGGCGGCGTTTGAGGCTGCGCTCGCGCACGAGCAGAAGGTGTCGGGTGCGATCCGTGACCTGTACAAGATCGCGCAGGAACAGGGTGATGTTGACTCGCTGCCGCTGCTGCACTGGTTCATTAGTGAGCAGGTGGAAGAAGAGGCGACCGTGTCGGAGATCATCGCGCATGCGAAGCTGATCGGCGAAGACGGAACTGGGCTGCTGAAGCTTGATGCGCAGCTTGGTACCCGGCCCGGCGGCGAACTGCCTGCAGCCGAGTAG
- the purM gene encoding phosphoribosylformylglycinamidine cyclo-ligase, with product MSDDLYAAAGVDTRAGDRAVELMKQAVQATHGPEVLGGVGGFAGMFDASKMLTMKRPLLATSTDGVGTKVAIAQAIDKHDTIGQDLVGMVVDDIVVVGAEPMFMTDYIACGRVVPERIAAIVAGIARACAATGTALTGGETAEHPGLLGPDDYDVAGAATGVVEADRVLGAERVRDGDAVIALAASGLHSNGYSLVRRILADRGIDYGQHADDFGVSWGEALLEPTRLYTGELVRVLKQPELDGAIHAMSHVTGGGIAANLARVLPQSAWVELDRSLWSPLPVFRVLTGLAGATLESVEGTWNLGIGMFVIADAAKAEAVMEACRAEGHEAWLAGHVSMAARDFDGFEQGAKGVDGGAVRLVGSYAS from the coding sequence ATGAGCGATGACCTTTATGCCGCCGCCGGTGTCGACACGCGTGCGGGCGATCGTGCCGTGGAACTCATGAAGCAGGCTGTGCAGGCCACGCACGGGCCGGAGGTGCTCGGCGGGGTCGGTGGTTTTGCGGGCATGTTCGATGCGTCGAAGATGCTAACCATGAAGCGCCCGCTGCTGGCGACCTCGACTGACGGTGTTGGGACCAAGGTGGCGATCGCTCAGGCGATTGATAAGCACGACACGATCGGGCAGGACCTGGTGGGCATGGTTGTCGACGACATCGTTGTTGTGGGCGCCGAGCCGATGTTTATGACCGACTACATTGCTTGCGGGCGCGTGGTTCCCGAGCGGATTGCCGCGATTGTTGCCGGGATTGCGCGTGCCTGTGCCGCGACCGGGACTGCGCTCACTGGCGGCGAAACGGCCGAGCACCCGGGGCTGCTCGGGCCCGATGACTACGATGTCGCGGGTGCTGCAACCGGCGTTGTTGAGGCCGATCGCGTGCTCGGTGCTGAGCGGGTACGCGACGGTGACGCGGTGATCGCCCTGGCCGCATCCGGACTGCACTCGAACGGGTATTCGCTGGTGCGCCGCATCCTTGCCGACCGTGGCATTGACTACGGGCAGCATGCCGACGACTTCGGTGTTAGCTGGGGTGAGGCGCTGCTGGAGCCGACGCGGCTGTACACGGGCGAGTTGGTGCGGGTGTTGAAGCAGCCCGAGCTAGACGGTGCGATTCATGCCATGTCGCACGTTACTGGTGGTGGGATCGCGGCGAACCTTGCGCGCGTGCTGCCGCAGAGTGCGTGGGTTGAGTTGGACCGTTCGCTGTGGTCGCCGTTGCCGGTGTTCCGCGTGCTGACCGGGCTTGCTGGCGCGACGCTGGAGTCGGTCGAGGGCACTTGGAACCTGGGGATTGGCATGTTCGTGATTGCCGATGCCGCGAAGGCCGAGGCCGTAATGGAGGCGTGTCGCGCCGAGGGTCACGAGGCGTGGCTGGCCGGTCATGTTTCGATGGCGGCGCGGGACTTCGACGGGTTCGAGCAGGGTGCCAAGGGCGTGGACGGCGGCGCCGTCCGCCTCGTCGGCAGCTACGCCAGCTAA
- a CDS encoding tyrosine-protein phosphatase: MPATAADRIRHWPGFYNARDLGGLPRNDGSVTKTGGYVRSADLRFATPTGLQEMVDCGISTVVDLRNDFETYPVPRSPQDELANAHRIPPTREAELPAGVFAVRVPLDNPEHEAFWQRMRAEGRLGTPRFFGPVLREHPERVVAVLRAIAAAPGNVLYHCAVGRDRTGLVTFALLALADVRVEAIASDYALSAGELAPFFARLNFPNQEANINAVLAEQGHTLESAVAEQLDSLDVAAVLLDAGLTREEIERLRARLV, encoded by the coding sequence ATGCCTGCTACCGCTGCCGACCGCATCCGCCACTGGCCCGGCTTCTACAACGCGCGCGACCTCGGCGGGCTGCCGCGCAACGACGGCAGCGTCACCAAAACCGGCGGCTACGTGCGCTCGGCGGATCTGCGGTTCGCGACTCCGACCGGGTTGCAAGAGATGGTGGATTGCGGCATCAGCACCGTCGTCGATCTGCGCAACGACTTTGAAACCTACCCCGTGCCGCGGAGCCCGCAGGATGAACTCGCAAATGCCCACCGCATCCCGCCCACGCGCGAAGCTGAACTGCCGGCGGGTGTGTTCGCTGTGCGTGTGCCGCTCGACAACCCCGAACACGAAGCGTTCTGGCAGCGGATGCGGGCCGAGGGGCGGCTCGGCACCCCACGGTTTTTCGGGCCGGTGCTGCGCGAACACCCCGAGCGCGTTGTTGCGGTGCTGCGCGCGATCGCGGCGGCGCCCGGGAACGTGCTCTACCACTGCGCAGTCGGGCGCGACCGCACGGGGCTGGTGACCTTTGCGCTGCTGGCGCTCGCGGACGTACGCGTCGAAGCCATCGCATCCGACTACGCCCTCAGCGCCGGGGAGTTAGCGCCGTTCTTTGCGCGGCTGAACTTTCCAAACCAGGAGGCGAATATCAACGCGGTGCTCGCCGAACAGGGGCACACCCTCGAGTCTGCGGTGGCCGAACAGCTCGACTCGCTGGACGTGGCGGCGGTGCTGCTGGATGCGGGGCTTACGCGCGAGGAGATCGAGCGGTTGCGTGCGCGGCTGGTGTGA
- the purF gene encoding amidophosphoribosyltransferase, which translates to MCGIVGHVSTSPVNQQVYDSLLLLQHRGQDSTGIATAEGNFLHIVKAKGQVREAYRTRDMRTLAGNVGLGHVRYATSGSAKRDDEVQPFYVNAPYGLVLVHNGNLTNTRELSDELFRIDRRHLNSSSDTEILLNVLANALQESIHGADLTADEIFNAVASVHDRVEGSYAAITLIAGHGLLAFRDPFGIRPLVLGHRLDENGRDEWVVASESLVLDSGGYDIVRDVRPGEAIYITYAGEMHAKQVIEPKALAPCSFEYVYLARPDSVLDGISVYDTRLRMGEKLAHRVTEQVPLDEIDVVMPIPDSARPAAMQLAQVLELPYREGFYKNRYIGRTFIMPGQKVRKKSVRQKLNALPREFEGKNVLLIDDSIVRGTTSKEIVEMARAAGAKRVFFASAAPPVRYPHVYGINMPTRAELIASARSIEEVASVIGADRVIYTTVEDLTEAIVAGSDIQQLDLSCFTGEYVTGTVTPEYLAWLESNQRS; encoded by the coding sequence TTGTGCGGCATCGTTGGACACGTATCCACCTCTCCCGTTAATCAGCAGGTGTACGACTCGCTGCTCTTGCTGCAGCACCGCGGGCAGGATTCGACGGGGATCGCCACCGCAGAGGGCAACTTCCTGCACATCGTGAAGGCAAAGGGCCAGGTGCGCGAGGCGTACCGCACCCGCGATATGCGCACGCTCGCGGGCAATGTCGGGCTCGGGCATGTCCGCTATGCGACCAGCGGTTCGGCAAAGCGCGACGATGAGGTACAGCCTTTTTACGTGAACGCTCCGTACGGCCTGGTGCTGGTGCACAACGGCAACCTCACTAACACCCGCGAACTCAGCGACGAGCTATTCCGCATCGACCGCCGTCACCTCAATTCCTCAAGCGACACCGAGATCCTGCTCAACGTGCTCGCAAATGCCCTGCAGGAGTCGATTCACGGCGCCGATCTGACCGCCGACGAGATCTTCAACGCGGTGGCCTCGGTACACGACCGCGTTGAGGGTTCGTATGCGGCGATCACGCTGATTGCCGGCCACGGTCTGCTTGCGTTCCGCGACCCGTTCGGCATTCGCCCTCTGGTGCTCGGTCACCGGTTGGATGAGAACGGTCGCGATGAGTGGGTCGTCGCTTCCGAGTCGCTGGTGTTGGATTCGGGCGGGTACGACATCGTGCGCGATGTCCGCCCGGGCGAGGCGATTTACATCACCTATGCCGGTGAGATGCACGCCAAGCAGGTCATTGAGCCGAAGGCGCTCGCGCCGTGCTCGTTCGAGTATGTGTACTTGGCTCGTCCGGACTCGGTGTTGGATGGGATCTCGGTCTACGACACGCGCCTGCGGATGGGCGAGAAGCTCGCGCATCGGGTGACCGAGCAGGTGCCGTTGGATGAGATCGATGTGGTGATGCCGATTCCGGATTCGGCGCGTCCGGCGGCGATGCAGCTGGCGCAGGTGCTTGAGCTGCCGTACCGCGAGGGCTTCTACAAGAACCGCTATATCGGCCGCACCTTCATCATGCCGGGTCAAAAGGTGCGCAAAAAGTCGGTGCGCCAGAAACTCAACGCGCTGCCGCGCGAGTTCGAGGGTAAGAATGTGCTGCTGATTGATGATTCGATCGTGCGCGGTACGACCTCGAAGGAGATCGTCGAAATGGCGCGAGCTGCGGGTGCGAAGCGCGTGTTCTTCGCGTCGGCCGCACCGCCGGTGCGCTATCCGCACGTGTACGGCATCAATATGCCCACGCGCGCCGAACTCATCGCATCCGCTCGCTCGATCGAGGAGGTCGCATCCGTCATCGGCGCCGACCGGGTAAT